A genomic segment from Aegilops tauschii subsp. strangulata cultivar AL8/78 chromosome 1, Aet v6.0, whole genome shotgun sequence encodes:
- the LOC109746574 gene encoding metal tolerance protein 5 isoform X2 produces MAAGGSAEGEELFLLRSAEEGEGEGDGLCVGERPWRLNFDGFRRQGPQQENPPSRGLQDCLGVLGNGVCMFVLIWMWACGIMVLFEMIVRLILQLVIANLILIRVTAQGPGDVVAEYYQQQLEMLEGFNEMDTLTDRGCLPGLSKEEREKIARSETLAIRLSNIANMVLFAAKVYASIRSGSLAIIASTLDSLLDLLSGFILWFTAFSMQTPNPYRYPIGKRRMQPLGILVFASVMATLGLQIILESTRSLLSSNGAEFRLTKEQEMWVVNIMLAVTLVKLLLVIYCRSFTNEIVKAYAQDHFFDVITNIIGLVAALLANYFEGWIDPVGAIILAIYTIRTWSMTVLENVHSLVGQSASPEFLQKLTYLCWNHHKAVRHIDTVRAYTFGSHYFVEVDIVLPCDMPLQEAHDIGEALQEKLESLPEIERAFVHLDYEFTHQPEHARSYDT; encoded by the exons ATGGCGGCGGGAGGTAGCGCGGAGGGCGAGGAGCTCTTCCTCCTCCGCTCGGCCgaggaaggggaaggggaaggggACGGGTTGTGCGTGGGGGAGCGCCCCTGGCGGCTCAACTTCGACGGCTTCCGGCGCCAGGGGCCGCAGCAGGAGAATCCGCCGTCCCGCGGCCTCCAGGACTGCCTCGGCGTGCTAG GGAATGGGGTATGCATGTTTGTACTTATATGGATGTGGGCATGTGGCATCATGGTTCTGTTTGAAATGATTGTGCGGCTTATACTACAACTGGTTATTGCAAATTTAATTCTTATTCGAGTAACAG CTCAAGGACCTGGAGATGTTGTGGCTGAATACTACCAACAACAGTTGGAGATGTTGGAAGGTTTCAATGAAATGGATACTCTGACAGACCGTGGTTGCCTTCCTGGATTATCCAAG GAAGAACGTGAGAAAATTGCCCGGAGTGAGACATTAGCCATCCGATTATCTAACATAGCAAACATGGTTCTTTTTGCTGCAAAAGTTTATGCCTCAATAAGGAGTGGCTCCCTAGCTATTATTGCTTCAACACTGGACTCTCTACTTGACTTGTTGTCCGGGTTTATTTTGTGGTTTACTGCCTtttcaatgcaaacaccaaaccCATACAGGTACCCAATTGGTAAAAGGCGCATGCAACCTTTG GGAATACTTGTTTTTGCATCTGTTATGGCAACACTCGGTCTTCAAATTATTCTAGAATCCACACGCTCATTGTTGTCATCTAAT GGAGCTGAATTCCGCTTGACAAAAGAACAGGAAATGTGGGTTGTGAATATTATGCTGGCAGTGACGCTGGTGAAGCTTCTGCTGGTTATATATTGCCGCTCATTCACCAATGAAATTGTGAAGGCATATGCACAGGATCACTTTTTTGATGTCATCACCAACATTATTGGGCTTGTGGCTGCACTTCTTGCTAATTATTTTGAAGGCTGGATTGACCCAGTTGGTGCCATCATT CTAGCGATCTACACAATCAGGACATGGTCCATGACGGTGCTGGAGAACGTGCACTCCCTGGTCGGCCAATCGGCCTCACCGGAGTTCCTCCAGAAGCTCACCTACCTGTGCTGGAACCATCACAAGGCCGTGAGGCACATCGACACGGTGCGGGCGTACACGTTCGGCTCTCACTACTTCGTCGAGGTCGACATCGTCCTGCCGTGCGACATGCCCCTGCAGGAGGCGCACGACATCGGCGAGGCCCTGCAGGAGAAGCTGGAGAGCCTGCCCGAGATCGAGCGCGCCTTCGTCCACCTCGACTACGAGTTCACCCACCAGCCCGAGCACGCCCGGTCCTACGACACATAA
- the LOC109746574 gene encoding metal tolerance protein 5 isoform X1 encodes MAAGGSAEGEELFLLRSAEEGEGEGDGLCVGERPWRLNFDGFRRQGPQQENPPSRGLQDCLGVLAQGPGDVVAEYYQQQLEMLEGFNEMDTLTDRGCLPGLSKEEREKIARSETLAIRLSNIANMVLFAAKVYASIRSGSLAIIASTLDSLLDLLSGFILWFTAFSMQTPNPYRYPIGKRRMQPLGILVFASVMATLGLQIILESTRSLLSSNGAEFRLTKEQEMWVVNIMLAVTLVKLLLVIYCRSFTNEIVKAYAQDHFFDVITNIIGLVAALLANYFEGWIDPVGAIILAIYTIRTWSMTVLENVHSLVGQSASPEFLQKLTYLCWNHHKAVRHIDTVRAYTFGSHYFVEVDIVLPCDMPLQEAHDIGEALQEKLESLPEIERAFVHLDYEFTHQPEHARSYDT; translated from the exons ATGGCGGCGGGAGGTAGCGCGGAGGGCGAGGAGCTCTTCCTCCTCCGCTCGGCCgaggaaggggaaggggaaggggACGGGTTGTGCGTGGGGGAGCGCCCCTGGCGGCTCAACTTCGACGGCTTCCGGCGCCAGGGGCCGCAGCAGGAGAATCCGCCGTCCCGCGGCCTCCAGGACTGCCTCGGCGTGCTAG CTCAAGGACCTGGAGATGTTGTGGCTGAATACTACCAACAACAGTTGGAGATGTTGGAAGGTTTCAATGAAATGGATACTCTGACAGACCGTGGTTGCCTTCCTGGATTATCCAAG GAAGAACGTGAGAAAATTGCCCGGAGTGAGACATTAGCCATCCGATTATCTAACATAGCAAACATGGTTCTTTTTGCTGCAAAAGTTTATGCCTCAATAAGGAGTGGCTCCCTAGCTATTATTGCTTCAACACTGGACTCTCTACTTGACTTGTTGTCCGGGTTTATTTTGTGGTTTACTGCCTtttcaatgcaaacaccaaaccCATACAGGTACCCAATTGGTAAAAGGCGCATGCAACCTTTG GGAATACTTGTTTTTGCATCTGTTATGGCAACACTCGGTCTTCAAATTATTCTAGAATCCACACGCTCATTGTTGTCATCTAAT GGAGCTGAATTCCGCTTGACAAAAGAACAGGAAATGTGGGTTGTGAATATTATGCTGGCAGTGACGCTGGTGAAGCTTCTGCTGGTTATATATTGCCGCTCATTCACCAATGAAATTGTGAAGGCATATGCACAGGATCACTTTTTTGATGTCATCACCAACATTATTGGGCTTGTGGCTGCACTTCTTGCTAATTATTTTGAAGGCTGGATTGACCCAGTTGGTGCCATCATT CTAGCGATCTACACAATCAGGACATGGTCCATGACGGTGCTGGAGAACGTGCACTCCCTGGTCGGCCAATCGGCCTCACCGGAGTTCCTCCAGAAGCTCACCTACCTGTGCTGGAACCATCACAAGGCCGTGAGGCACATCGACACGGTGCGGGCGTACACGTTCGGCTCTCACTACTTCGTCGAGGTCGACATCGTCCTGCCGTGCGACATGCCCCTGCAGGAGGCGCACGACATCGGCGAGGCCCTGCAGGAGAAGCTGGAGAGCCTGCCCGAGATCGAGCGCGCCTTCGTCCACCTCGACTACGAGTTCACCCACCAGCCCGAGCACGCCCGGTCCTACGACACATAA
- the LOC109746576 gene encoding uncharacterized protein: MGDSSSASYIRMVHHLIEKCICFNLNKEGCMEALEKHAKINPVVTATVWKELEKENKEFFESYNRDRVERNIEAATMERIQKMLSDAAASKTSDDDEG, encoded by the exons ATGGGCGACTCATCCTCGGCTTCCTACATCAGAATG GTGCACCATCTGATAGAGAAGTGCATTTGCTTCAACCTCAACAAGGAGGGGTGCATGGAGGCCCTGGAGAAGCATGCCAAGATCAACCCGGTCGTCACTGCCACTG TGTGGAAAGAGCTGGAGAAGGAGAACAAGGAGTTCTTCGAGTCTTACAACAGGGACCGCGTGGAGCGGAACATCGAGGCGGCGACGATGGAGCGGATCCAGAAGATGCTCTCCGACGCGGCTGCCTCCAAGACCTCCGACGACGACGAGGGCTAG